DNA from Carassius carassius chromosome 25, fCarCar2.1, whole genome shotgun sequence:
gagtgtgtgagtgtgagagactatgtgtgtgtgcgtgtgtttgtgcgtgtgtgagtgtgagtgtgtgtgtgtgtgtgtgtgtgagtgtgtgtgtgagtgtgagtgtgtgtgcgtgtgcgtgtgtttgtgcgtgtgtgagtgtgtgtgtgtgtgtgagtgtgtgtgtgagtgtgagagagtgtgtgtgtgagtgtgagtgtgagtgtgtgtgagtgtgcgtgtgcgtgtgtgtgtgtgtgtgtgtgcgtgtgtgtgagtgtgtgtgtgggtgtgagtttgttagtgagcgtgtgtgtgtgagtgtgagagagtatgtgtgtgtgtgcgtgtgtttgtgcatgtgtttgtgcatgtgtgagtgagtgtgagtgtgcgtgtgtgtgtgtgagtgtgtgtgagtgtgtgtgtgagtgtgagtgtttgagtgagtgtgtgtgtgagtgtgcgtgtgagagagtgtgtgtgtgtgtgtgtgcgtgtgtttgtgcatgtgtttgtgcatgtgtgtgtgtgtgtgtgtgagtgtgtgtgtgagtgtgtgagtgtgagagactatgtgtgtgtgtgtgtgtttgtgcgtgtgtgagtgtgtgtgtgtgtgtgtgtgtgtgtgtgtgtgtgtgagtgtgtgtgtgtgtgtgtgtgtttcagacgcTTTGATAGCGGTGGTGTGTTTGATCTCAGACAGGTGCTGGAGGTGATGGCTGCCGTCAGGGAAGAAGATCCACTGGACCTCGCTGAAACCATCTACAACAACACCTCGAGGCTGTTCTTCAAGAACACTTCATGAGGACGACTGCTGCTTTCACACACTTGTGTACAATAAATGCGACGAGAGACAAGTGTACTGTTCTGGCTTATtattggtattacaagcacttctgttcattaaaaataaagctgaaaattgAAATCTAAATAGTACATGAAAAACTTGAACCTACATAAAAATCTGACATGTTGCACTTGCAAAAGAAATAAGTTGAAGTTGAAGACCTAAAATGAGGAGAGCCAACCCTGCAGAAAAGGAATGAATtactaaatgaaataaattatgaaaaattcataatatattcaaaatattttaattaaatttagtccTAAAtgaattttacatattttttctacattgtattctttcattttttttttttttaaataaataaataattatttatgcattaattatattaattctaactggaaataaagctaaaaacaaactgaaattaaaactatattaattctaaatataaatataaaaaaatacaataaagcacaTTAAGGCACAAAACtaaatttcaaaaaataaaattaaacattaaaatctaaaaataaaatacaattcaaaacattaaaaaacgacaatattgtataaataatactttatttgTAAGTATTCATTTTTAGatcatagcaataataataaacagtaattcatgaatataatttttaaaatgcgTTTCAACCTGACATGCATTTTTCAGCTTtagatttaaaatagaaaaaatattacagatttttttttttagcttttatttgtatttatttaaagattgTAAAGAGTATGGAGCGGGATCCATATGCAattaatcattaacattttcaaagtaacttttttttttttttgtcttcagcgACCCTGAGTTTTATAAATAGCCTACACTTTTATAACAATTAAGAATAGctgtaaatgttttataattattgtttagTTGTTACTGATATTATAGATGaattgaaaatgcattttaaattgtattgatatatttttaaaatgtctgtcattattaaaaataagtatatcagtaaatataaaatgtaacgatttttttaaaatatattgttttaataaagCTACATATAAATTAGTAATAAACATAagatacacaaatatataaatatttgcatttttttttttaaatacagtattaatACAATAGTCGTGTGGATACTAAACCCGAGTCAGTTCTGTGATGTAGTATTCTGTATTCTGCGCATGTGCGTTGTCACTTCCGCGTTCCTCACGTAGCAACAGCAGCAGAGCCAAAATGGCGGCGGGCGGAGATCCTGTGTGACACCGAACCGTCACAACACCGAAACCCGCGGTTCCCGGACACCGGCATCAGCGCCATGGCCTCCGCTAACGGGCGGCTGGGTCAGCACGTCCTGGCAGTGCTGGATGTAGTTCTGCGGGTCCCGAGCATCTTTATAATCGACGCCATATTCAACTCGTACTCCGACCCCGGTACCGGATGGACCGGAGCCACCGGGAGAGCGTTAATCCGCGCGCTGGGTGAGTACGGGCTCTCCGCTGTGACTCGGGGTCGGCTCGGCCGTCAATGCTCGTGTGTACTGAGAGATAATGAGCTTATATCGGTGAAGCGAGCCTGAACGGAACCGAATCTGCTCTTATATCACGGTTTGATCTCCGTGTGTTTGTGAGCGAAACCCGTCCGTCAGATCTTCGGTCACTCATATGACGCAATGCTCTCTAATCGCATTCATTCAGTTTGACAGCACAAACTGTCACACAGAGATAACATCTCAGCAGAACTCACACTAGTTAGGCTACTTCACTATTTAGGGTACAGATGTTCACTCCTAGAACTCATCATACTTCTCCAGCTGATTGATCACAGCATAGGtttaatgaaatgtataaatattcaATTGAGGCATTATATAATTAAGTATGTGCTAATTTTCATATGTTTCCAGAAACTGAAATCGTGTAACTAAAATCTACAGGCGCAAATATATAAAgtgcgttttttttttgtgatcgctacagaataaaaaaatgtaaaaaggtaattgcgaatTTTTATCCCACAATTCATAATTAAAtgtgaattctgagtttatatcgcgCAGTTCTGTTCATAGCGCAGTTTTGCACTATTTTTATTACCgccacagaaaaaaacaaaaatgtaattgtgacgTTCTGTTCTACACTTAGTAGTTTTTCTCACAATTCCAAGTTTATATCGCAattttgatttttgtttgtttccagcacataatgaaaaaaatgttaaaagtaaTTGCGAATTTTTATCTCATAcctcatacttttttttctcaattccaAGGTTATATATCGTAATTCAGATTTTTGCTTGTTTCCAGCAcataatgaaaaaatgtaaaaaagttaattgtgacattttatccCACACTTCATACTCTTTTTTTCGCAATTCCAAGTTTATATATCGCAATTctgatttgtttctttttaccacacaaatgtaataattaaaaaggtaattgcaactttttatcccaCACTTCATACTTTTCTCGCAATTCCAAGTTTAAAGAAaggctaattaaaaatatttttaaaaactttaatagtaTATAGATTTTTACAAAACGTGGTAGGTCACATTAGCGAAATTTTGCAAAAAAAGGTTATTGGTTAGCACATCTTCCAAACTAAGCTTTATATTGGTAAACGTGGCAAATTTTCATGCTCTAAGTTTGACGAACTTAATTCCGATGTGACATCTGTATGCGGAAAGTTTCTACTGAAATAACAGCATTTCACCAGCAGAATATTTCTAGGTAAAAAGTACATTTGAAACAATATTTCCTGCTGAATTTAGTTTGTTGCGTAATGCATGCTGCTGTATTGTTGCGATGCGAACGCTGATTTTCATCCTCTCATTTCCAGGTATTCTGGTTTCCAGTGTGGTTCTGGTGCTTTCTCAGAAGTCCCTGTTCAAGTTCTACACTCTGTTCATGGCCGTTCTGCTGGGCGCAGCTTCGGTCCTCATCAACTACTACGGCACGTCTCACATTGACTTCTACAGCGCGTATAACCGAGCGGCGCTGGGCTTCGGGCTGCTACCGCGCAGTGGAGCCACACTGTGGCTGGGCCTGGCgctgctgcagctgctgctggGACTGGGCTACGTGGCACTTCTGAACGTGCAGTCGCTCTGCGCCGCGCTGCTGGTGCTGGACATCATGGCCCCGCTGTGCGGGCTGATGCTGGAGCTCCCGGCGCACATGCGTCAGGCGCTAGCGCTAGCGTCAGGGGCAATTCTCGCAGCACACGCGGCCGTTAATCTGCTGTGGAAGCTCAAATGGTTCTACTACTCGTGCCGTTATGTCTATCTACTCCTGCGCCACATGTACCGCATCTACGGCCTGCAGCTGCTGCTGGAGGACACCTGGAAACGCATACGCTTCCCCGACATCCTGCGCGTCTTCTGGCTAACGCGCATGACGGCGCAAGCTATCATCCTAGTGTACGTAGTGCGTGTGGTCCGCTCAGAAAGCGGCCTGCAGCTCGGCTGGGACTTGTTTTGGGACTTAACCAGCAATTTGATCATCAGCGGCTGCGATTCGACGCTCACCGTGTTGGGAATGAGCGCAGTTATCTCGTCACTCGCGCATTACTTGGGACTTAGCATCTTAGCATTCATCGGCTCAACCGAGGAGGAAGATAAGCGGCTGGGGTTTGTTGCACCCGTGCTGTTCTTCATCCTAGCCTTGCAGACAGGACTAAGTGGACTGGATCCTGAGGAGCGACTGATCCGGCTTAGCCGGAATATGTGCCTTCTGCTAACGGCGATTCTACACTTCATCCACGGAATGACAGATCCGGTGCTCATGTCGCTAAGCGCTTCGCACGTCTCCTCAGTGCGCAGACATGTTCCCGTCCTGCTGGTGTCGCTAGCCCTGTTTGCGCTGCCCATCCTGCTCAGTTACATTCTGTGGCATCACTACGTGCTAAACACGTGGCTCTTTGCTGTCACCGCGTTCTGCGTGGAGCTCTGTCTCAAAGTCCTCGTCTCGCTCACTGTCTACGCTCTGTTCATGATCGACGGCTTCTACAACGTGCTCTGGGAGAAGCTGGACGACTACGTCTACTACGTGCGCTCCACCGGCAACGTCATCGAGTTCGTCTTCGGCGTGATCATGTTCGGAAATGGCGCGTATACGATGATGTTCGAGTCAGGAAGTAAGATCCGCGCGTGCATGATGTGCCTGCACGCGTATTTCAACATCTACCTGCAGGCGAAGAACGGCTGGAAGACGTTTATCAACCGTCGCACCGCCGTCAAGAAGATCAACTCGCTCCCGGAGGTCAAAGGTGCACAGCTGAGGGAGATCGAGGATGTTTGCGCAATCTGCTATCAGGAGTTTGCCACGTCTGCGCGCATTACTCCGTGCCACCACTACTTCCACGCGCTGTGTTTGCGCAAGTGGCTGTACATTCAAGACACATGTCCCATGTGCCACCAGCGCGTCTACATCGAGGACGATGGAAACGAGCACACTACGTTCTCCAACAACAACGGATACGCCGCGCAGGGACAAGAGAGGGCGGGGTttgaggaggaggagggcggggCTAATGCGGACATGGCCGCCGGAGGGGCGGAGCCTGAGAACGATCTTCTGGAGGACAACGACAGCATCGAGTACGACGAGGAGGAGTGGGGGACACATCTGGGCGCGACGCTCGTAGAAGAAGAGTACATTAACGACGACACGGACTCCAACTGAAGCAGCgcagatatttaaataaataaaaaaaaagtttttttgcgaGATCAGGGACGttatgctttttaatttttttgtgttcttATAAAAGGGCTGATCTTGTGTTTTTCCTGATCATGTCTGGCTGAACGATAAAGAGTGACGTGCTACTGTAATCGCAGTATACCTCGATATGATCACTACTGGTCTCTTGAGTGACCTCTCTTATAGTTGTGTACATTATTGTACATGTAATAAAAGATTGATACACTGACGTTTGACAGTTGTCCACTGGAGAAAGCTGAATCAGCTGTTAATCTCAGTTTGACTGATATATATTACGCTCTCCAGCAACATCCTTCAGCTCTCCTCAGTATCTGATAGTATCATACGGTGTTGCTCTTTAACCTGCCAGGCACATTTTACAATGCAATTAACACGTttcaacaaaacacagcatttggttTTTCTGATCTCTTGTGTTTTTTGTTGGATGCAGTAACTCCATGATCAGATGTGTGTTTGATTTCAGGTTAAACTGTTGATTTGCCAAGAGGACTGATGTAAATAAATCACCTGCTTTAGttcttttgtaaataaaatgattaagcTAAAGTTCTATGTTCGAAGTGATCTGGAACTTTGCACTTGATTATATTTTTTGAACTTCTTTGTTGTGGTTTGTTTCTTCACAGGTTTTTAATGTCATTCAGCTATCATTATGTTTAATTCACTTAAACCTGAATCTTTAGATGCATGAGAAGACTGACCACATGGAGCAATTTTAAAATCATTACGTGTAAAATATCTTTAAAGGGCAGGATTAATGCTTATATGCAGACAGATGTCAAATTCTGTGACTTACTGATATTCAGCTGTTGTTAAAAATCAATGATGACATACATATTCATgttaatatacaatttaaaaccaCACTCAGATCTTTCATAATTCTGTTCACTCATCAGTtttctatggaagcccatttcagccacttaagaagaaaaaaaatgctttggtaAATCAAAATTATGCCTTTAAAGTAATTATTACAAGATTTTAAAGtaataattatgacaaaaatacATCTGAGATAAAAATGTATAACTGTATCATAACTTTGTTTTAATCCcataattttgatttaatataacagttttttagtgatatgtaaaaaaaaaatacaaacaattaaGATTATGACAAGAATAAAGTCAAGTCTTGTAATCTTGACTTTAAACTTGTAAAATACTTTATTCTCATATTTTAGATGTTATTATCAAAATTAAACTCATTCTCACGTTGCTATTCTCACAGTTTGGgcattattctcaaaatattaaaagtttaatTAGATTATTCTATTGCTAcaacttttttgttttcttgattTTGACTCAgaatattctcaaaatattatttttagatatttttaaattCATCATTTTGATTTGTATCCAACAATCATGGATTTTaggtcatttttttctgttttttaattcGACTTGGTATGacataatttgactttttttttactcataattttaatttttttatcttaaaactatgctttttatatcataattttgactttttaatctcaaaactatgcttttaatattataatttcgaTGTATAAGGACATAGTTTGTACTTTTCATCTTATAACTATGACCTGCCAAAGAATGATTCGTTTTTTATTACGTGGCTGAATCGAGCTTCCGTAGTTTTCTGAATCCAGCCTCGTCATCGACACCATTTCCCATGAAGCATCTGCAGTGtgggactacatttcccatcatgcaaCGTGACCGCGCGTCAGAGAGTGTGGAAAGTCTCACGTGTTTTTGAACACAACAATGAATCAAAACGCTAAAAACGTCGTGTAAGAGGAATCCCCTGCGTTTCTTACGCTGGGAGTGGAAAGGCATGTGCACCCGGATCGGGTTATTCTGGTCCGGACACGATTGTCTGCTTAGTCAGCGAAGTGATTGCGGTTATCACCCCTCACACACACCGGACAGTGTGAGCGCACGAGAGGCGCGGCTCGTATCCTCGCGCTGTAGAGTCGCGGGCGGCTCGTTCATGTGAAACAGGGCGTGTTCTGGTCAACAGTGAGTCTCTGCTCTGCGATGATCCGGCTGGCTGTGTTGCGCTCGCTCGTGGCCCGTCACACGCCGGGTCCGGGTCACCTACACGCCCGGTTCCTCGGGACACACCGACGCAACATCAACCCGGAGCAGCTGGAGCTCCCGAGTCAGGCGCGCGAGTTCGTGTACAGCCTGAGCCCGGTGACCCGGAGCTGCTTACTGAAGGAGCTGCAGAGCTTCGAGTCCAAGACTCAAGGTACTGTACTGTAGTATAGCGACAGAACCCGGGTCAACCGGGCTGACCTCCATTCTCACCCCTTTCAGACCCATCACTGCACACAGTAACACCACACGTGTAGAAGTGAGAGTGCGTCACTGTGTTTGTAACACATTTATATGCATCAATATGACATGTGTTTCCATGCTGCGGTATACCGTGTATTATCGCGATATTGGAAGTGTTGTCAATATAACAAAGAACTAGACATTTGAATACATTAAAGAAAGACACAACAATGTATAAAGTAAacaaatgtttcaaaagattaaagtgcaaaagattaATAAAGATCGATAGGTAACACTTAACTATAATTTCTCTTTATTTATCCGTAGTTAGGACATCAACATTAAAGGGATAATCCTCACTAAAATTAaccttttgtcattaatcactttccCTCATGTCCTTGCAAACCCGTAAAAGATATGTTCTTCTCCGGAACACaatttacgtgtgtgtgtgtgtgtgtgtgagtgtgtgaaccATAATCACCTTTTatacataaatactttttttttcaatattgtcatattttaatgtttttatatataattagatAATCACTATTAATGTATAAtattgctttattaatatataaattataatataataaaatatgatagtatttcaatattacatttagctTATTTTTACGTTTTATATTAtaggatattattatttttatatcacattacatGATCACCTTTCATATAATTatccacatttatatatataaacgtaaAAGTGAAAAAGGTGATCatgtaatgtgatataaaaataataatatcctataatataaaacataaatattatatatatatatatatatatatatatatatatatataaattacttaaatatcATTAAGGTACTATTATAGTTtgtcttaatatattttattttcatttgagttaaaaaaataatatttttaaactaaatgaaagtgAGAAATGTTGCGTTGTCACACAgccaaaataaatacttttttaaaattattatttatttcaagtgTTGAAAATGTTGTTGTAGTTGATTGAGATCTGAACACGGTCTCTTGATGTATGTAATAATAGCAGTGTCAGGAAgctgctgttgctatggtgacgTGAGTCATGTGACTGGCCTTCCCTCATGCACTCATCAGTTTCCACTCAGTGTGTGTTTGGGAtcctgttcttcttcttcttctgtgttcagTATAAACTCGACTCATGCTCTATCTCCTGCAGCATCTCTGCTGATTCACTGCGGTTCACTTCCTGTACACTAGAGAAGTGTGTATAATCAGACTCAGACGAGAGCTGAATGTGTGCAAGATTCTAACGTCAGAGGTGAgggtgtgacctttgacctcagtgACCTCTTATGAACTACTTGAGCTCACCTGGAGCTATGGATATGTGACTGTAGGTTTATTATAGATTAACATCTACATacgtttctgtaaagctgctttgaaagcCTTCAGAAGACAAGAACTGAACAAATTCACATGCATATGAAGGGAGAGAAGAAAACAACAATAGTAATGATTGATAAGGgaaataaaataagcaatttgatgtattgatttaaaaaattttttgcatttatttgaatattattattctttttattattcttgtttttatttcttgtttttattttagttaatgaaaatattttctcaCTGCTAGTTTGTGTCTTCTATATTAGCATAGCATCACAtatgggctgtgtgtgtgtgtgtttcaga
Protein-coding regions in this window:
- the rnf139 gene encoding E3 ubiquitin-protein ligase RNF139 — translated: MASANGRLGQHVLAVLDVVLRVPSIFIIDAIFNSYSDPGTGWTGATGRALIRALGILVSSVVLVLSQKSLFKFYTLFMAVLLGAASVLINYYGTSHIDFYSAYNRAALGFGLLPRSGATLWLGLALLQLLLGLGYVALLNVQSLCAALLVLDIMAPLCGLMLELPAHMRQALALASGAILAAHAAVNLLWKLKWFYYSCRYVYLLLRHMYRIYGLQLLLEDTWKRIRFPDILRVFWLTRMTAQAIILVYVVRVVRSESGLQLGWDLFWDLTSNLIISGCDSTLTVLGMSAVISSLAHYLGLSILAFIGSTEEEDKRLGFVAPVLFFILALQTGLSGLDPEERLIRLSRNMCLLLTAILHFIHGMTDPVLMSLSASHVSSVRRHVPVLLVSLALFALPILLSYILWHHYVLNTWLFAVTAFCVELCLKVLVSLTVYALFMIDGFYNVLWEKLDDYVYYVRSTGNVIEFVFGVIMFGNGAYTMMFESGSKIRACMMCLHAYFNIYLQAKNGWKTFINRRTAVKKINSLPEVKGAQLREIEDVCAICYQEFATSARITPCHHYFHALCLRKWLYIQDTCPMCHQRVYIEDDGNEHTTFSNNNGYAAQGQERAGFEEEEGGANADMAAGGAEPENDLLEDNDSIEYDEEEWGTHLGATLVEEEYINDDTDSN